A single Defluviitalea saccharophila DNA region contains:
- a CDS encoding helix-hairpin-helix domain-containing protein, with protein MNKKFILYASIIIVFTICGTLYIDKKFEEEILPDEVQMLESNIELEEEHPIQAMSETIELQETEEEEETKPLFCTVYICGAVNNPNVYTLDEGSRIIDVLNMAGGALEDADLNQLNLAEKIYDSQKIYVPKKGEEIDKSPLKVENREGKASTVESSNGLININTASAEQLQTLPGIGTVIAQNIIEYRESHGSFSSIEEIQNVSRIGQKTFQKIKDKITVR; from the coding sequence ATGAATAAGAAATTTATACTTTATGCAAGCATTATAATAGTATTTACAATATGTGGAACATTATACATTGATAAAAAATTTGAAGAAGAAATCTTGCCGGATGAAGTACAGATGCTGGAATCAAATATAGAATTAGAGGAGGAGCATCCTATTCAAGCAATGTCCGAAACTATTGAACTACAAGAAACAGAAGAGGAAGAAGAAACTAAGCCTTTGTTTTGCACTGTATATATTTGCGGAGCTGTAAACAATCCTAATGTGTATACCTTAGATGAAGGAAGCCGTATCATCGATGTTTTGAATATGGCAGGAGGGGCTTTAGAGGATGCAGACTTAAATCAATTAAATTTAGCCGAGAAAATCTATGACTCGCAAAAAATTTATGTGCCAAAAAAGGGAGAAGAAATTGACAAATCACCTTTAAAAGTAGAAAATAGAGAGGGAAAGGCTTCTACAGTGGAGAGCTCAAATGGTCTAATAAATATTAATACTGCTTCAGCAGAGCAGCTGCAGACCTTGCCAGGAATTGGTACTGTAATTGCTCAGAATATTATAGAATATCGCGAAAGCCATGGTTCTTTTTCGTCTATCGAAGAAATCCAGAATGTATCAAGAATTGGGCAAAAAACTTTCCAAAAGATAAAAGACAAAATTACTGTACGATAG
- the gpr gene encoding GPR endopeptidase: protein MPKEDFHFSVRTDLAIETREMVRKDQDVEVPGVKVTVEEQKDKQITVTWVEIMNEEGARQMGKPIGNYVTVESPLMKENDVDAHEEIIRVLAKQLVKIKDLKEDAVILVVGLGNWNVTPDALGPKVVSKVIVTRHLLEHIPDQIDESVRPVSAIAPGVMGLTGIETSEIIEGIVEKVKPDLVIAIDALASRKTNRVNATIQIADTGVHPGSGVGNKRRGLTEETLGVPVIAIGVPTVVDAATLVNDTIDHIVDAMINESTNKESEFYKMLQRLNEQEKYQLIREILNPYVGDLFVTPKEIDAVIDRLAYIISNAINIAFHPGIDLQDINRYK, encoded by the coding sequence ATGCCCAAAGAAGATTTCCATTTTAGCGTACGTACCGATTTAGCTATAGAAACAAGAGAAATGGTAAGAAAAGATCAAGATGTGGAGGTTCCTGGAGTCAAAGTAACGGTTGAAGAGCAAAAAGACAAGCAAATTACTGTTACCTGGGTAGAAATTATGAATGAAGAAGGGGCAAGACAAATGGGAAAACCCATTGGAAATTATGTTACCGTAGAAAGTCCCCTTATGAAAGAAAATGATGTAGATGCCCACGAAGAAATTATACGAGTTCTCGCAAAACAATTGGTCAAAATCAAAGATTTGAAAGAAGATGCTGTCATATTAGTCGTAGGTTTGGGCAATTGGAATGTAACCCCCGATGCCCTGGGACCTAAAGTAGTTTCAAAAGTTATTGTAACGAGACACTTATTAGAGCATATACCGGATCAAATTGATGAATCCGTACGTCCCGTTAGTGCAATTGCTCCCGGAGTTATGGGACTCACGGGAATTGAAACCAGTGAAATTATAGAAGGTATTGTTGAAAAAGTAAAACCGGATTTGGTAATAGCGATTGATGCTCTTGCTTCAAGAAAAACCAATCGTGTGAATGCAACGATTCAAATTGCGGATACTGGTGTTCATCCCGGTTCCGGTGTTGGAAATAAACGAAGGGGATTAACTGAGGAAACTCTGGGAGTACCTGTGATTGCTATTGGAGTTCCCACTGTTGTAGACGCTGCAACTTTAGTCAATGATACAATAGATCACATAGTTGATGCGATGATTAATGAATCTACCAATAAGGAATCGGAGTTTTATAAAATGCTTCAACGTTTAAACGAACAAGAAAAATATCAATTAATTCGAGAAATATTAAATCCTTATGTAGGAGATTTATTTGTTACGCCTAAAGAAATTGATGCAGTAATCGATCGCCTCGCCTATATCATATCTAATGCAATCAATATTGCTTTCCATCCGGGCATAGATTTGCAAGATATCAACAGATATAAATAA
- the rsfS gene encoding ribosome silencing factor, protein MEQSREIIKIAYHALEDKKGEDIKVLDIHEVSVIADYFIIASGKNVNQVQAMAEAVEEELLKNNFKLIQKEGYHSSGWILLDFGSVVIHVFDKEVRDFYCLERLWRDAPTISLDTL, encoded by the coding sequence TTGGAACAATCAAGAGAGATTATTAAGATTGCATATCATGCATTGGAAGATAAAAAAGGAGAGGACATAAAAGTCTTAGATATACACGAAGTATCTGTAATTGCAGATTATTTTATTATTGCGTCCGGTAAGAATGTTAATCAGGTGCAAGCTATGGCAGAAGCAGTAGAAGAAGAATTGTTAAAGAATAATTTTAAATTGATTCAAAAAGAAGGGTATCATTCATCTGGGTGGATATTATTAGATTTTGGCTCGGTAGTGATCCATGTTTTCGATAAAGAAGTAAGAGACTTTTACTGCCTTGAAAGATTATGGAGAGATGCTCCTACAATTTCTTTAGATACATTATAA
- a CDS encoding HAMP domain-containing sensor histidine kinase has protein sequence MVIILKIEIKQFHSLRWKILFIFMLISFLPLMLFSMTLYKRLENHYIEERKAELLRQANVTAGHIAIGKYLLDDTKKELFSYEMEQTSKEIEARVIVVDAQGFEAYDSNRIDQTPENKKTHVYKEILQALQGNDKAEKQSNNIINAAASIVDENKIVGAVMISAPIDDMVNKTLNTIRRQLYLLTILVSLITGILAFFASGIITNPLKRMLKVIQKITDGHLDQKIEIKGRDELAELGNAFNHMTQQILKMDQSRQEFVSNVSHELKTPLSSIKVLSESLLFQEDVPVEMYKEFFKDINSEVDRLTAIINDLLFLVKLDQKEVPLTIKNANLNTLIQEILKRLHPLANKKNIELIYESFRDVYAEVDEMKLTLAISNLVENGIKYTPEDGIVRVTVDADHQNAFIKVMDTGIGIPEEEQDKIFQRFYRVDKTRDRETGGTGLGLSITYRTVLLHQGSIKVNSKEGEGSEFIVRIPLKQSS, from the coding sequence TTGGTTATTATTTTAAAGATTGAGATTAAGCAATTTCACAGCTTGCGATGGAAAATACTATTTATTTTTATGTTGATTAGTTTTTTGCCTTTAATGCTTTTTTCTATGACCTTATATAAAAGGCTGGAAAATCACTATATTGAAGAACGAAAAGCAGAATTACTAAGACAAGCTAATGTAACAGCAGGTCATATAGCTATAGGCAAATACTTATTAGACGATACTAAAAAAGAACTGTTTTCCTACGAAATGGAACAAACCAGCAAGGAAATTGAAGCTAGGGTCATCGTTGTAGATGCACAGGGATTTGAGGCGTACGATTCTAATCGAATAGACCAAACTCCTGAAAACAAAAAAACTCATGTATATAAAGAGATCCTTCAGGCACTTCAAGGGAATGACAAAGCAGAAAAACAAAGCAATAATATCATTAATGCGGCGGCTTCTATTGTAGATGAAAATAAAATAGTAGGGGCTGTAATGATTTCTGCTCCAATAGATGATATGGTTAATAAAACCTTGAATACTATCAGAAGGCAACTGTACCTATTAACGATCTTAGTGAGTTTGATTACTGGTATTTTAGCTTTTTTTGCTTCAGGAATTATAACCAATCCTTTAAAAAGAATGCTTAAAGTTATTCAAAAAATAACGGATGGACATTTAGATCAAAAGATTGAAATTAAGGGAAGAGATGAATTAGCTGAATTAGGGAATGCTTTTAATCACATGACACAGCAAATTTTAAAAATGGATCAATCCAGGCAAGAATTTGTTTCGAATGTTTCTCATGAATTAAAAACACCTTTAAGTTCTATTAAAGTTTTAAGTGAATCTTTATTATTTCAAGAAGATGTGCCAGTAGAAATGTATAAAGAATTTTTTAAGGATATTAATTCAGAAGTAGACAGGTTGACTGCTATTATAAATGACCTTCTGTTCTTAGTAAAATTGGATCAGAAAGAAGTACCGTTAACAATCAAAAATGCAAATTTAAATACGCTTATTCAAGAAATATTAAAACGTCTTCATCCTCTTGCCAATAAGAAAAATATTGAATTAATATATGAAAGCTTTAGAGATGTATACGCAGAAGTAGATGAAATGAAACTTACTTTAGCGATATCCAATTTGGTTGAAAATGGAATCAAGTATACTCCTGAGGACGGAATTGTAAGAGTGACAGTGGATGCCGATCATCAAAATGCATTTATTAAGGTTATGGATACCGGAATAGGAATTCCTGAGGAAGAACAGGATAAAATTTTTCAACGTTTTTATCGGGTAGATAAAACCAGAGATAGAGAAACGGGGGGAACTGGACTGGGATTATCGATTACTTATCGAACCGTTCTACTGCATCAAGGAAGTATCAAAGTTAACAGTAAAGAAGGAGAAGGTTCTGAATTTATTGTAAGAATACCTCTAAAACAAAGTTCATAG
- the holA gene encoding DNA polymerase III subunit delta — protein sequence MQKKLIPSELQMMNLTVFEGKTIPSSQIIESMEILPFMGDKRLIIVKNSELFTSGRKNDTELMCEYIPNIPPTSCIIFVEDTVDKRNKLFKLMHSRKLTVECEPLKENDLLTWIKREFNRKDKSIDSKTGIYMLRIVGTSMVNLSNEIQKLIDYVEERRDITPKDIDDICIKSLDAHIFDLVKAMGYKKVDQALEIYSNLILIKEPPIRILSMLTRQIRLILQVKHLYEQGLASKEISEILKQPFFVINDCLKQSQLFTMEKLKEAIEECLQTDIDVKTGKMDGELAVEMFLMKNSK from the coding sequence ATACAGAAAAAATTAATCCCTTCCGAACTTCAGATGATGAATCTGACAGTTTTTGAAGGAAAAACGATTCCCAGCAGTCAGATCATCGAAAGTATGGAGATTCTTCCTTTTATGGGAGACAAAAGATTAATAATCGTCAAGAATTCAGAGCTCTTTACTTCAGGAAGAAAAAATGATACAGAGCTTATGTGTGAGTATATACCTAATATTCCCCCTACCAGCTGCATCATATTTGTAGAAGATACGGTGGATAAAAGAAATAAATTATTTAAATTGATGCATTCAAGAAAACTCACGGTGGAATGTGAGCCTCTTAAAGAGAATGACTTGCTAACATGGATTAAGAGAGAATTTAATAGAAAAGATAAAAGCATCGATAGCAAGACTGGAATTTATATGCTTCGTATCGTTGGCACATCAATGGTCAATCTTTCCAATGAAATTCAAAAACTCATTGATTATGTGGAAGAAAGAAGAGATATAACCCCTAAAGACATAGATGATATATGTATTAAATCTTTAGACGCCCATATATTTGATCTTGTTAAAGCGATGGGATATAAGAAAGTAGATCAGGCATTAGAAATTTATTCAAACCTTATTTTGATTAAAGAGCCGCCTATTAGAATTTTGTCCATGCTGACAAGACAAATAAGATTAATTTTGCAAGTGAAACACCTTTATGAACAGGGATTAGCTTCGAAAGAAATTTCTGAAATATTAAAGCAGCCGTTTTTTGTGATCAATGATTGTTTAAAACAATCGCAGCTTTTTACGATGGAAAAATTAAAAGAAGCTATTGAAGAGTGTTTACAAACAGATATAGATGTGAAAACAGGCAAAATGGACGGAGAGTTGGCGGTTGAAATGTTTTTAATGAAAAATAGCAAATAG
- a CDS encoding response regulator transcription factor, with product MGNKVLVVDDEKLIVKGIKFSLEQDNLVVDAAYDGEEALEMAKSNQYDLIILDVMLPKIDGLNVCQQIREFSDVPIIMLTAKGEDMDKIMGLEYGADDYLTKPFNILELKARIKAILRRVTHVENVSDKKKIKTNGLEMEISSRRVFVGGKEVNLTAKEFDMLELFASNPGKVYSRESLLDTIWGYDYPGDVRTVDVHVRRLREKIEKNPSQPEFIHTKWGVGYYFKD from the coding sequence ATGGGAAATAAGGTTCTTGTTGTTGATGATGAAAAATTGATTGTCAAAGGGATTAAGTTCAGTTTAGAGCAAGACAATTTAGTTGTAGATGCTGCATACGATGGGGAAGAAGCGCTGGAAATGGCTAAGAGCAATCAGTATGATTTGATTATTCTGGATGTGATGCTTCCAAAAATTGATGGTTTAAATGTATGTCAACAAATTCGTGAGTTTTCCGATGTGCCCATAATTATGCTTACTGCCAAAGGAGAGGATATGGATAAAATTATGGGACTTGAATATGGTGCTGACGATTATTTGACAAAACCTTTTAATATATTGGAGCTTAAGGCGAGAATAAAAGCTATCTTAAGAAGAGTGACCCATGTAGAAAATGTAAGTGACAAGAAAAAAATAAAAACAAATGGCTTAGAGATGGAGATTAGCAGCAGAAGGGTCTTTGTCGGAGGAAAAGAAGTGAACTTAACGGCAAAGGAATTTGATATGCTGGAATTATTTGCGTCTAATCCTGGAAAAGTATACAGCAGAGAAAGTCTATTGGATACTATATGGGGATATGATTATCCGGGGGATGTTAGAACCGTTGATGTTCATGTGAGAAGACTTCGAGAAAAAATAGAGAAAAATCCCAGCCAGCCGGAATTTATTCACACGAAATGGGGGGTTGGTTATTATTTTAAAGATTGA
- a CDS encoding D-alanyl-D-alanine carboxypeptidase family protein, protein MYSSHFLGRKISLLVILIFVVSFVNYMPSKIFAQNEPIIQSDSAILMDAKTGAVLYEKNIHKRQFPASITKIMTALLAVENGNLEDIITFSHNAVYNIEFGSSHIGMREGEQITLRDALHGMLLMSANEVSNGIAEYIDGSIEQFAEHMTIRAKEIGAYNTNFVNPHGLHDENHYTTAYDMALIAREALKYDSFREVVGTTTYTIAPTNLVDEPRYLAHQHRLFNKKAYPNSYYEGCIGGKTGFTNEASHTLVTYAKRNGIELIVVVLKSEKQAMYDDTRTLLDYGFDNFEVVTILNKKTPVVSVPVVSIINDKKEYQGSIEVYAQEDFACLIPKGISKENIIKKISIPEELTTPIEKNQVAGTMDLILQNKMIGQVNLVTGDSIEMLQPVFSTKVEEKMFKYETSNKYLRMFIMVISTILILFLLFGVLVVMINLSRRQKRRRYYMSKNRLRFTKYMQKR, encoded by the coding sequence ATGTATTCTTCCCACTTTCTGGGCAGAAAAATATCGTTATTAGTGATTTTGATTTTTGTGGTATCTTTTGTAAATTATATGCCATCTAAAATATTTGCCCAAAATGAGCCAATTATTCAATCGGATTCTGCAATTTTAATGGATGCTAAAACTGGTGCTGTTTTGTATGAGAAAAATATTCACAAAAGACAATTTCCCGCCAGCATAACAAAAATTATGACTGCATTATTGGCAGTTGAAAATGGGAATTTAGAAGATATTATTACCTTTTCCCATAATGCAGTGTACAATATAGAGTTTGGAAGCAGTCATATAGGAATGAGGGAAGGGGAACAAATTACTTTAAGAGATGCTTTGCATGGAATGCTTCTTATGTCTGCAAATGAAGTCTCCAATGGAATAGCAGAATATATTGACGGATCTATTGAGCAATTTGCGGAACATATGACTATAAGGGCAAAGGAAATAGGTGCTTATAATACAAACTTTGTAAATCCTCACGGTCTCCATGACGAAAACCACTACACCACTGCATACGATATGGCTCTTATTGCAAGAGAAGCACTTAAATATGATTCATTTCGCGAGGTCGTTGGAACTACTACATATACAATAGCTCCTACCAATCTTGTAGATGAACCAAGATATTTAGCCCATCAGCATAGGCTTTTCAATAAAAAGGCCTATCCTAATTCATATTATGAAGGCTGTATAGGAGGAAAAACAGGATTTACAAACGAAGCAAGCCATACTTTAGTGACTTATGCAAAAAGAAATGGTATTGAACTGATTGTTGTAGTATTAAAGTCTGAAAAGCAGGCTATGTATGATGATACCAGAACCTTATTGGATTATGGATTTGATAATTTTGAAGTGGTTACAATATTAAATAAAAAAACTCCGGTTGTGAGTGTACCGGTGGTGTCGATTATAAATGATAAAAAAGAATATCAAGGCAGCATTGAAGTATACGCCCAAGAGGATTTTGCATGTCTGATCCCAAAAGGTATATCAAAGGAGAATATCATTAAAAAAATATCCATTCCGGAAGAATTAACCACCCCTATTGAGAAAAACCAAGTGGCGGGCACAATGGATTTAATTCTTCAAAATAAAATGATCGGGCAAGTTAATCTGGTAACTGGAGATAGTATAGAAATGCTTCAACCTGTTTTTTCAACTAAGGTTGAAGAAAAAATGTTTAAATATGAAACCTCTAATAAATATCTTCGTATGTTTATTATGGTTATTTCTACTATATTGATTCTCTTTCTTCTATTTGGTGTTTTAGTTGTGATGATTAATTTATCAAGAAGACAAAAGCGAAGACGTTACTATATGTCAAAGAACAGACTTAGATTCACAAAATATATGCAAAAAAGATAA
- a CDS encoding DNA internalization-related competence protein ComEC/Rec2 codes for MRRPLIWMFFIYLLGILGGQYCLTASSTVLFLFFSFSIIIYLYNKFQWNGILLFPLFLMLGCIRIEQSLCPTDSVLESLIRNDGSDHRIQIVGTIERIDSFKEEQVTCIIKTKEMNYMDQRFIKPIKMKAYIKSSEKIEYGDLIYAEGEILVFEPRRNPGGWNEALYMKTRGIEYKFFGNILGTQPYKRNVLSILFNVKDQWIKIYDTLLPPKQSAILKTMILGDKNGLDQEQKLMYQQAGISHILAISGLHISIIAVLLWWIFNSLKISNSISTFSILSILWIYCILTGLSVSTVRAVLMITVVLLGKIFRRTHDIYTSITLAAFIILIQQPLFLWDAGFQLSFGAVLGLIFLGPVFNKIFWLPKFIREALSPTMAAGLATLPIVSYHFYYVSVIGFILNLLIVPLAAFVVWFGFLGGILGFFWISGAKFAVGIVYYILCFYEWISKLFIQLPFANLITGVPSIWEIAGYYIVLSILVFYCSYKRIYNFDYRLLYCIPILCILLWITVLAAPKSFELTVLDVGQGDAIAIHTKNNKHFLIDGGEKDAQRVLIPYLHYKGVTSLDAIFLTHPDKDHLFGLLGLLEHIKVKKIFVSVEDDGRDEIYHQFITKAKYLEIPCYLLKQGDTIAFEDTIINCLYPKSNETEIGEEDWNKRSMVLRVMNKDVSFLLTGDIEEEQENNIVNFYKPIQIDFLKAPHHGSKTSSTEEFLNWCRPKNVLISCGKNNRYGHPHEEVLDRYISHGISVSTTAESGAIIIKSNGIDYKINTMIEENRGNVYDTVKRATQKKYFSVCLLILWGGAVFKKALFRRNTEKINPFRTSDDESDSF; via the coding sequence ATGAGGCGTCCGCTCATTTGGATGTTTTTTATCTATTTGTTAGGTATTTTAGGGGGACAGTATTGCTTGACTGCAAGCAGTACTGTTCTCTTTTTGTTTTTTTCTTTCAGTATCATTATATATTTATATAACAAATTTCAGTGGAATGGAATCCTTCTTTTTCCATTATTTTTGATGCTCGGATGTATTCGTATTGAGCAAAGCCTTTGTCCCACTGATTCCGTACTGGAATCTTTAATTCGAAACGATGGATCAGATCATAGAATTCAGATCGTCGGAACTATTGAGCGTATTGACTCTTTTAAAGAAGAACAAGTGACTTGCATTATTAAAACTAAAGAAATGAACTATATGGATCAAAGATTTATTAAGCCAATTAAAATGAAGGCATATATTAAATCCAGTGAAAAAATCGAATATGGAGATTTGATTTATGCAGAAGGGGAAATTTTAGTTTTTGAGCCCCGTAGAAATCCCGGGGGATGGAATGAAGCTTTATATATGAAGACAAGAGGAATAGAGTATAAATTCTTTGGAAATATACTCGGTACGCAACCATACAAAAGAAATGTCCTTTCAATTCTATTTAATGTAAAGGATCAATGGATAAAAATATATGATACACTGCTGCCTCCTAAGCAGTCGGCCATATTAAAAACCATGATTCTTGGAGACAAAAACGGACTGGATCAAGAGCAGAAATTAATGTATCAGCAAGCAGGTATTTCTCATATTTTAGCTATTTCTGGACTGCATATATCCATTATTGCAGTATTATTATGGTGGATATTTAATAGCCTGAAGATTTCCAATTCTATTAGTACATTTTCTATATTATCAATACTATGGATCTATTGTATTTTGACAGGATTAAGTGTATCTACAGTTAGAGCAGTATTAATGATTACAGTGGTATTATTAGGAAAAATTTTTAGAAGAACTCATGATATATATACGTCTATTACTTTAGCAGCTTTTATTATATTGATTCAACAACCCCTTTTTCTTTGGGATGCGGGCTTTCAACTATCCTTTGGAGCTGTCTTAGGATTGATTTTTCTAGGACCAGTATTTAACAAAATATTTTGGCTGCCTAAATTCATTCGAGAGGCACTGTCTCCAACTATGGCTGCAGGACTTGCAACTTTGCCCATAGTATCGTATCATTTTTATTATGTTTCAGTAATTGGATTTATATTGAATTTGCTCATCGTTCCACTGGCTGCTTTTGTTGTTTGGTTCGGATTTTTAGGTGGCATCTTAGGCTTTTTTTGGATCAGCGGTGCAAAATTCGCAGTCGGTATTGTATACTATATTTTGTGTTTTTATGAATGGATATCTAAGTTATTTATTCAGCTGCCGTTTGCTAACTTAATTACAGGGGTTCCTAGCATTTGGGAAATAGCAGGTTATTATATTGTTCTTTCAATTCTTGTTTTTTATTGCTCCTATAAAAGAATATATAATTTTGATTATAGATTATTGTATTGTATCCCAATCCTATGTATATTATTATGGATTACAGTTTTAGCTGCCCCCAAATCTTTTGAATTGACCGTTTTGGATGTGGGGCAGGGGGATGCTATAGCGATTCATACAAAAAATAATAAGCATTTCTTAATTGACGGGGGAGAAAAAGATGCACAGAGGGTTCTCATTCCTTATCTTCATTACAAAGGAGTTACCTCTTTAGATGCCATTTTCTTAACCCATCCTGACAAAGACCATCTCTTTGGTTTATTAGGGCTCCTTGAGCATATTAAAGTAAAAAAGATATTTGTTTCTGTAGAAGATGATGGTCGTGATGAAATCTACCATCAATTTATAACAAAGGCAAAGTATTTAGAAATTCCCTGCTATCTGTTGAAACAAGGAGATACAATTGCATTTGAAGATACCATTATAAACTGTCTTTATCCAAAGTCCAATGAAACAGAAATTGGTGAGGAAGACTGGAACAAGAGGTCAATGGTTCTTAGAGTCATGAACAAAGATGTTTCTTTTCTATTAACAGGAGATATAGAAGAAGAACAGGAAAATAATATAGTTAACTTCTATAAGCCGATACAAATCGATTTTTTAAAGGCACCTCATCATGGGTCTAAAACTTCTTCAACGGAAGAATTCTTAAATTGGTGCAGACCTAAGAATGTTCTCATTAGCTGCGGAAAGAATAATAGATATGGCCATCCTCACGAAGAAGTATTAGACAGATATATTTCACATGGAATTTCTGTATCGACTACCGCAGAAAGTGGAGCAATTATTATAAAATCAAATGGAATCGATTACAAAATAAATACTATGATAGAAGAAAATAGGGGAAATGTATATGATACAGTTAAAAGAGCAACTCAAAAGAAATATTTTTCAGTCTGCCTACTTATTTTATGGGGAGGAGCAGTTTTTAAAAAAGCATTATTCAGAAGAAATACAGAAAAAATTAATCCCTTCCGAACTTCAGATGATGAATCTGACAGTTTTTGA
- a CDS encoding GerMN domain-containing protein: MKLKKKIILGFTVLAFFILLISLVSCRMASNNVNNAEGTELTLYFINSNKSQLVEERRVVQLESKEDLIKYSIEELKKIPKTVGLQPPIPQDIQIKSMVLEKDILEIDISSQYNNLSAQDQVLLRAALVKTLTEFDFINQVEIAIEGEPLVGTDGKPIGPMSQEDIVLEPSTVLSTSNLQTVELYFSDKNAEKLVAEERTIEVNPNVPLEKYIVEQLIKGPESTNLLPTVPAETTIKDIETKDGICYVDLSNEFRTKHSGGSTGETFTIYSIVNSLTELPNIKKVQFLIEGEKQQEYKGHYDFSGPFERDESLIN; the protein is encoded by the coding sequence ATGAAATTGAAGAAGAAGATAATATTAGGATTTACTGTTCTAGCTTTTTTTATACTGCTGATTTCCTTGGTAAGCTGTAGAATGGCAAGCAATAACGTGAATAATGCTGAAGGTACAGAGTTGACATTATACTTTATTAATAGCAATAAATCTCAGCTGGTCGAAGAAAGACGAGTGGTACAACTGGAAAGTAAAGAAGACTTAATTAAGTATTCTATTGAAGAATTAAAAAAGATTCCTAAAACAGTAGGTCTTCAGCCTCCTATTCCGCAAGATATACAGATTAAGAGTATGGTATTGGAGAAAGATATTCTTGAGATTGATATTTCTTCTCAATATAATAATTTATCTGCTCAAGACCAAGTTTTACTTCGAGCTGCTTTGGTCAAAACATTGACAGAATTTGATTTTATTAATCAAGTAGAGATTGCCATTGAGGGAGAGCCGCTGGTTGGTACCGATGGAAAACCGATTGGACCAATGTCTCAAGAGGATATTGTATTGGAGCCATCCACTGTTCTAAGTACATCCAATCTGCAGACGGTTGAATTATATTTTTCTGACAAAAATGCTGAAAAATTAGTTGCAGAAGAAAGAACCATAGAAGTTAATCCCAACGTTCCTTTAGAAAAATATATTGTTGAGCAATTGATTAAGGGGCCCGAAAGCACTAACTTATTGCCAACAGTTCCTGCAGAAACAACTATTAAAGATATTGAAACCAAAGACGGTATTTGCTATGTGGATTTAAGCAATGAATTTAGAACAAAACATAGCGGAGGCTCTACCGGAGAAACCTTTACAATTTATTCTATTGTAAATTCTCTTACTGAGCTTCCAAATATCAAAAAAGTACAGTTTTTAATTGAAGGAGAAAAACAGCAAGAATATAAGGGTCATTATGATTTTAGCGGTCCTTTCGAGAGAGATGAAAGTTTAATTAACTAA
- the rpsT gene encoding 30S ribosomal protein S20 — protein sequence MANIKSAKKRIKVIETKTLRNRIIKSKVKTAMKKVILAVENGNLEDAKIALSRAAAEIDKAASKGVFHKNTAARKKASLAKLVNKIGA from the coding sequence ATGGCAAATATTAAATCTGCAAAAAAGAGAATTAAAGTTATCGAAACAAAAACTTTAAGAAATCGCATTATTAAATCCAAAGTTAAAACAGCTATGAAAAAAGTTATATTAGCTGTTGAAAATGGAAACTTAGAAGATGCAAAAATCGCTTTATCAAGAGCTGCCGCTGAAATCGATAAGGCTGCTTCTAAAGGTGTTTTTCATAAAAATACTGCTGCTAGAAAGAAAGCTAGCTTAGCTAAGCTTGTAAATAAAATAGGAGCATAA